GTTTCCAGCTTTATTTGGCAAAAAGGAAGATGTTCAGACTGCGGGAGCAAAATATCGTTTCAGTATCCGCTGGTGGAGATTTTGACAGGGCTGATCTTTGTTTTAATTACGAATTACGAATTAAGAATCATGAATCAAGGTGATTTGTTATTAACTCCTAATTCTTTATTCCCAATTTTTAATTCCATTTATCTCTTTGCGATTTTTTCTTTGCTGATTATTATCGCCGTTTACGATTATCGCCACCAGATAATACCGGATTTGTTCGTCTGGATTTTCAACGGCTTGGCGTTTTTGAGTTTGTTTAGTATTTGGAATTTAGAAAATTGGAATTTGTTTCGGATTTCTGATTTCGGATTTCGGATTTTTGACTGGAGAGGCTTCTTAGCCGGTTTTATATTATTCGCCTTTTTTGCCTTGCTCTGGGGTGTGTCCAAAGGTAAATGGACGGGTTTCGGCGACGCCAAGCTGGCCCTCGGCCTTGGCTGGTTTTTGGGCGTGGAAAAAGGCATAACCGCCATCCTGCTTTCCTATTGGATCGGCGCGGCTGTGAGTATCTTCCTTTTGTGGCTTGCCAAAAGGAAGTATAATATGAAGAGCGCCATAGCGTTCGGGCCGTTTATGATACTGGGCGCCGCAATAGTGTTTTTCCTGGGAGACAAAATAACAAACTTTTTCTTTAGCAATATAATTTTTTGATGAAAATGAAAAAGTCGCAAAAAGAAAAAACGAAAAAAGTGATTCAATTTTCCGTAGTGGCCATTTTTGTTTTAAGCGGGCTTGTTTATTTTTTCCCCAGAAGCGCCGATACGGCCAAAAAAATCGTTCTGACTCTTGATTTCGGCGACAGCCAAAAATCTTACCAGACATTTTTAAAGGAGGAAAATCGGGCGTGGAGCCTGCTCCAGCAAGTGGCGGCAATTTCCGGGACGAATTTAGAAGCCGGAGAAAATTTTTCCGTCAAAAGAATTGACGGCAAGCAAAACGGCGATGGTAATAAAAATTGGTCTTTCTACGTTAACGGGAAAAAAGAAAAAAGGTCTCCCTATGAAGTGATGGTAAAGGCTCCGGCCAAAGTAACTTTTAAGTTTGAATAAAGCAAAGCGTTACCAGACTTATCCACTTAAAATATTGGATTAAATAGTCTGCGGGTGTAAAATT
The Candidatus Paceibacter sp. DNA segment above includes these coding regions:
- a CDS encoding prepilin peptidase: MPVSLNLYLYFLIFLFGAVVGSFLNVVILRYNTGQSFFSGRSKCFSCGKKLRWYELVPVSSFIWQKGRCSDCGSKISFQYPLVEILTGLIFVLITNYELRIMNQGDLLLTPNSLFPIFNSIYLFAIFSLLIIIAVYDYRHQIIPDLFVWIFNGLAFLSLFSIWNLENWNLFRISDFGFRIFDWRGFLAGFILFAFFALLWGVSKGKWTGFGDAKLALGLGWFLGVEKGITAILLSYWIGAAVSIFLLWLAKRKYNMKSAIAFGPFMILGAAIVFFLGDKITNFFFSNIIF